The Mucilaginibacter mallensis genome has a segment encoding these proteins:
- a CDS encoding head GIN domain-containing protein, whose protein sequence is MKSITKILLAAALLTGANYTFANTPATAKVKTDNTVQDRHLTGFNAVDAAGSFDVYIVQNGTESVRVEAPADVINKIVTEVEGGELKIHDKNNSGWNWSGLTHKKIAVYVSVKDINSIGITGSGDVFFKEGIKANSLKIRVSGSGDVIGKVDVKSLEASISGSGDMKLSGHAETSAVHVSGSGDFTAKELATVNTSVHVTGSGDAAINVSGSLDASVSGSGDVSYTGGAQHVVKSKSGSGDISGH, encoded by the coding sequence ATGAAATCAATTACTAAAATCTTATTGGCAGCCGCATTACTAACCGGCGCCAACTATACTTTTGCAAACACACCTGCAACTGCAAAAGTTAAAACAGACAATACCGTACAGGACCGCCACCTTACAGGCTTTAACGCCGTTGACGCTGCCGGTTCATTTGATGTATACATTGTACAAAACGGTACTGAATCGGTAAGAGTTGAAGCCCCTGCTGATGTTATCAACAAAATTGTTACTGAAGTTGAGGGTGGCGAATTAAAGATACATGACAAAAACAATTCTGGCTGGAACTGGAGCGGGTTAACCCATAAAAAGATAGCTGTTTATGTTTCAGTAAAAGATATCAACAGCATTGGCATTACCGGTTCAGGCGATGTGTTTTTTAAGGAAGGTATCAAAGCAAATTCACTGAAAATAAGAGTAAGTGGTTCAGGCGATGTGATTGGGAAGGTTGACGTAAAATCGTTAGAAGCCAGTATCTCAGGTTCGGGCGATATGAAGCTTTCAGGCCATGCTGAAACTTCAGCAGTGCATGTATCAGGCTCAGGTGATTTCACCGCTAAAGAACTGGCTACTGTAAATACCTCTGTACATGTAACAGGCTCTGGCGACGCTGCTATTAACGTTAGCGGTAGTCTTGATGCTTCGGTATCAGGCTCAGGTGATGTTAGCTACACCGGTGGCGCACAGCATGTTGTTAAATCAAAATCAGGCAGTGGCGATATTAGTGGTCATTAA
- the rplQ gene encoding 50S ribosomal protein L17, producing MRHGKKHNHLGRTTSHRKAMLSNMATSLILHKRITTTLAKAKALRVYVEPILTKSKSDTTHSRRTAFSYLQDKDAVSILFRDIAEKIANRPGGYTRIIKMENRLGDNAEMALIELVDYNTVYGGDNAQTAKKTTRRRGGSAKAKAPVAQDTAAAPVAEVIEAPVVDEAPVAEAPAAEEAPAADNEENAEKGE from the coding sequence ATGAGACACGGAAAAAAACACAATCACTTAGGCCGTACTACCAGCCACCGCAAAGCGATGCTGAGTAACATGGCGACTTCGCTTATTTTACACAAGCGTATTACTACAACATTAGCTAAAGCAAAAGCTTTACGCGTATATGTTGAGCCAATCTTAACTAAATCAAAAAGCGACACTACTCACTCACGTCGTACAGCATTTAGCTATTTACAGGATAAAGATGCAGTTAGCATCCTGTTCCGTGATATAGCTGAGAAAATTGCTAACCGTCCGGGTGGTTACACACGTATCATCAAAATGGAAAACCGTTTAGGTGACAATGCTGAAATGGCACTGATTGAATTAGTAGATTATAACACTGTTTACGGTGGCGATAACGCTCAAACAGCTAAAAAGACAACCCGTCGTCGTGGTGGTTCAGCTAAAGCTAAGGCTCCTGTTGCACAGGATACTGCTGCTGCTCCAGTTGCAGAGGTTATTGAAGCGCCTGTTGTTGACGAAGCTCCAGTAGCAGAAGCTCCTGCTGCCGAAGAAGCACCAGCTGCTGATAACGAAGAAAACGCTGAAAAAGGAGAATAA
- a CDS encoding DNA-directed RNA polymerase subunit alpha — translation MAILAFQKPDKVIMQKSTDFDGTFEFRPLEPGFGITIGNALRRILLSSLEGYAITSVRFSGVMHEFSTIKGVVEDVTEIILNLKQVRFKKTGESGDSEKIFVIINGQDAFKAGDISKFSNNFTVLNPDLVICNMDSSVTLEIELTINKGRGYIPSDENKNPDANVGVIAIDSIFTPIKNVKFTIENYRVEQKTDYEKLVLDITTDGSIHPEDALKEAAKILIQHFMLFSDENMMLEAQAKEETKEVDEEILHMRKILKTELVDLDLSVRALNCLKAADIRSLADLVSYDVADMLKFRNFGKKSLTEIQDLVKSKGLSFGMNLSKFKLDEE, via the coding sequence ATGGCAATTTTAGCATTTCAAAAACCAGACAAGGTTATCATGCAGAAATCAACTGATTTTGATGGCACGTTTGAGTTTCGTCCGTTAGAACCAGGTTTCGGTATAACCATTGGTAATGCTCTGCGTCGTATCTTACTTTCATCATTAGAAGGTTATGCGATTACTTCTGTACGTTTCTCAGGAGTGATGCATGAGTTTTCTACAATCAAAGGTGTTGTTGAAGATGTTACCGAGATCATACTGAACCTTAAACAGGTACGCTTCAAAAAAACAGGCGAATCTGGCGACAGCGAAAAAATATTCGTGATCATTAATGGTCAGGATGCTTTTAAAGCTGGCGATATCAGCAAGTTCTCTAACAACTTTACAGTTTTAAATCCTGACCTTGTTATCTGTAACATGGACTCTTCAGTAACGCTTGAAATTGAGCTTACTATCAATAAGGGTCGTGGTTACATCCCAAGCGACGAAAATAAAAACCCTGATGCTAATGTAGGTGTAATAGCTATCGATTCTATTTTCACCCCAATCAAAAACGTAAAGTTCACTATTGAAAACTATCGTGTTGAACAAAAAACAGACTACGAAAAATTAGTACTGGATATTACAACTGATGGTTCAATACACCCTGAAGATGCCCTTAAGGAAGCAGCTAAGATCCTGATCCAGCACTTTATGCTGTTCAGCGATGAAAACATGATGCTTGAAGCACAGGCTAAGGAAGAAACTAAAGAAGTTGACGAAGAGATCCTGCACATGCGCAAGATCCTGAAAACTGAATTGGTTGACCTTGATCTTTCAGTACGTGCATTAAATTGCCTTAAAGCGGCTGACATCCGCAGCCTGGCTGATTTAGTATCATACGATGTTGCTGACATGTTAAAATTCAGAAACTTCGGTAAAAAATCATTAACTGAAATTCAGGACCTGGTTAAATCAAAAGGATTATCTTTCGGTATGAACCTGTCTAAATTTAAGTTAGACGAAGAATAA
- the rpsD gene encoding 30S ribosomal protein S4 codes for MARYTGPKSKIARRFREPIFGPDKALERKNYPPGMHGASKRRGKQSEYSTQLMEKQKVKYTYGVLEKQFENLFHRASSKEGITGENLLKFLEARLDNAVYRLGIAPTRSAARQLVGHKHINVNGEVVNIASYQLKAGDVISVREKSKSLEAISHSVAGRKINKYSWLEWDAAELTGKFLNYPNRDEIPENIKENLIVELYSK; via the coding sequence ATGGCTAGATATACAGGTCCAAAATCAAAAATTGCACGTCGTTTCCGTGAGCCGATCTTCGGTCCGGACAAAGCGTTAGAAAGAAAAAACTATCCACCAGGAATGCATGGCGCTTCTAAAAGAAGAGGAAAGCAATCAGAGTATTCAACTCAGCTGATGGAAAAACAAAAAGTAAAATACACTTACGGTGTGTTGGAAAAACAATTCGAAAACTTGTTTCACCGTGCTTCTTCAAAAGAAGGTATCACTGGTGAAAACTTATTAAAGTTTTTAGAAGCCCGTTTAGATAACGCAGTTTACCGTTTAGGTATTGCGCCAACCCGTTCAGCTGCCCGTCAGTTGGTAGGCCACAAACACATCAATGTGAATGGCGAAGTGGTTAACATTGCTTCTTATCAATTAAAAGCAGGCGACGTTATCTCGGTACGTGAAAAATCAAAATCTCTTGAAGCTATTTCGCATTCAGTTGCTGGCAGAAAGATCAATAAATATAGCTGGTTGGAATGGGATGCTGCCGAATTAACCGGTAAATTCCTTAACTATCCAAACCGCGATGAGATTCCTGAAAACATCAAGGAAAACCTGATCGTCGAGTTATACTCAAAATAA
- the rpsK gene encoding 30S ribosomal protein S11: MAKSKKVTKKRVVIVEPIGEAHINATFNNIIITLTNRTGQAISWSSAGKMGFKGSKKNTPYAAGQAAADCGKVAYDLGLRKVEVFVKGPGAGRESAIRTLQTAGIEVTTIKDITPLPHNGCRPSKRRRV, from the coding sequence ATGGCTAAGAGCAAAAAAGTTACCAAAAAACGCGTTGTTATAGTTGAGCCTATCGGTGAAGCACACATCAATGCTACTTTTAACAATATCATCATCACCCTTACTAACAGAACAGGCCAGGCTATTTCATGGTCGTCAGCTGGTAAAATGGGTTTCAAAGGTTCAAAAAAGAATACCCCTTATGCTGCCGGCCAAGCTGCTGCCGATTGCGGTAAAGTTGCTTATGATTTAGGCTTACGTAAGGTAGAAGTATTTGTAAAAGGCCCGGGCGCTGGTCGTGAATCAGCTATCCGTACTTTGCAAACTGCAGGTATTGAAGTAACCACTATAAAAGACATCACACCGCTTCCGCATAACGGTTGTCGTCCTTCAAAAAGAAGAAGAGTTTAA
- the rpsM gene encoding 30S ribosomal protein S13 yields the protein MARISGIDLPKNKRGEIGLTYIYGIGRSTAQNILTEAGISFDTKVQDWNDDQLATIRGIINDQIKVEGALRSEVQLNIKRLMDIGCYRGTRHRKGLPLRGQRTKNNSRTRKGKRKTVANKKKATK from the coding sequence ATGGCAAGGATATCAGGTATTGATTTACCAAAAAACAAAAGAGGAGAGATAGGGTTAACCTATATCTACGGCATTGGCCGCTCAACAGCTCAAAACATTTTAACCGAGGCTGGTATTAGTTTTGATACTAAGGTTCAGGATTGGAATGATGATCAGTTAGCTACCATTCGTGGTATCATTAACGATCAGATCAAAGTTGAAGGCGCTCTGCGTTCAGAAGTTCAGCTTAACATCAAACGTTTGATGGATATAGGTTGTTACCGTGGTACACGCCACCGTAAAGGTTTACCATTACGTGGTCAGCGTACTAAAAATAACTCACGTACCCGTAAAGGAAAACGTAAAACAGTTGCTAACAAAAAGAAAGCTACTAAATAG
- the rpmJ gene encoding 50S ribosomal protein L36: MKVRASIKKRSVDCKIIRRNGKLYVINKKNPKYKQRQG; encoded by the coding sequence ATGAAAGTTAGAGCATCCATTAAAAAACGCAGTGTTGATTGCAAGATCATCCGCCGCAACGGGAAACTTTATGTTATAAACAAAAAGAACCCGAAGTATAAACAACGTCAGGGATAA
- the infA gene encoding translation initiation factor IF-1, with product MAKQSSIEQDGTIREALSNAMFRVELENGHEIIAHISGKMRMHYIKILPGDRVKLEMSPYDLTKGRITYRYK from the coding sequence ATGGCTAAACAATCATCGATTGAACAGGACGGAACAATTCGGGAAGCATTATCTAATGCAATGTTCAGGGTTGAACTAGAGAATGGCCATGAGATTATTGCGCATATTTCCGGAAAAATGCGGATGCACTACATCAAAATTTTACCTGGCGACAGAGTGAAACTAGAGATGAGTCCGTATGATTTAACAAAAGGTAGAATAACCTATAGATATAAATAA